One genomic window of Sardina pilchardus chromosome 15, fSarPil1.1, whole genome shotgun sequence includes the following:
- the myoc gene encoding myocilin — protein sequence MLSVATLLCVSCLLTATQGQERASMWRGNDRGGRCQYSFTVSSPTEASCPTQAGGPEMDTLKSRLSLLEVMVTRLAGGAAASGGPGADVVVQQQQQQQQKLQEAHSQAMREKAQLQRERDGLDRQVQDLQRRLEETRQEAERLRSRPCVQTPPAAGSPQQDSGLRPAGGPNVLSHLVPSGQTGSLRDPSWHYGSPGYQELKAEVTEVPVPTAAYMEVGTGCGELVAIGEPETHRKADTIAGKYGVWMQDPEPVAPYGASMVWRIDTVGSEVKQLFGYENMEQLARGYPTKVLLLPEAVESTGATMYRGSLYYQRRRSRTLMRYDLSTESVAARLDLPHAGFHGQFPYSWGGYTDIDLAVDEQGLWAIYSTNKAKGAIVIAKLNPHSLEVLKTWETNIRKAKAANAFMICGRLYTVASYIAAETTINYTYDTATSQGKALSVPLMNKYGYNSMIDYNPVQRKLFAWDNFHIVSYDVRLGRQQ from the exons atgttgtctgtggccactctgctgtgtgtgtcctgcctgCTCACGGCGACGCAGGGTCAGGAGCGGGCGTCCATGTGGAGGGGGAACGACCGCGGCGGCCGCTGCCAGTACAGCTTCACCGTCAGCAGCCCCACCGAGGCCAGCTGCCCCACCCAGGCCGGAGGTCCCGAGATGGACACGCTCAAGTCCAGGCTGAGCCTGCTGGAGGTGATGGTGACCCGACTGGCCGGCGGAGCGGCAGCATCAGGCGGACCCGGCGCCGACGTCgtcgtccagcagcagcagcagcagcagcagaagctccAGGAGGCGCACAGCCAGGCGATGAGGGAGAAAGCGCAGCTCCAGCGGGAGAGGGACGGCCTGGACAGGCAGGTGCAGGACCTCCAGAGGAGGCTGGAGGAGACGCGGCAGGAGGCCGAGAGGCTGAGGAGCCGACCCTGCGTCCAGACGCCTCCGGCGGCCGGCTCTCCGCAGCAGGACAGCGGCCTCCGACCTGCAGGAG GTCCCAATGTGCTGTCTCACCTTGTGCCCAGTGGGCAGACTGGCAGTCTTAGAG ACCCATCCTGGCATTATGGATCCCCGGGGTATCAAGAGCTCAAGGCAGAGGTGACTGAGGTACCTGTGCCTACAGCAGCATACATGGAGGTCGGCACAG GTTGTGGGGAGCTGGTGGCCATCGGGGAGCCCGAGACCCACCGCAAGGCCGACACCATCGCGGGCAAGTACGGCGTGTGGATGCAGGACCCCGAGCCGGTGGCGCCGTACGGGGCCAGCATGGTGTGGCGCATCGACACGGTGGGCTCCGAGGTGAAGCAGCTGTTCGGCTACGAGAACATGGAGCAGCTGGCGCGCGGCTACCCCAccaaggtgctgctgctgcccgagGCCGTGGAGAGCACGGGCGCCACCATGTACCGCGGCTCGCTCTACTACCAGCGGCGCCGCAGCCGCACCCTGATGCGCTACGACCTGTCCACGGAGAGCGTGGCCGCGCGCCTGGACCTGCCCCACGCCGGCTTCCACGGCCAGTTCCCCTACTCGTGGGGCGGCTACACCGACATCGACCTGGCCGTGGACGAGCAGGGCCTCTGGGCCATCTACAGCACCAACAAGGCCAAGGGGGCCATCGTCATCGCCAAGCTGAACCCCCACAGCCTGGAGGTGCTCAAGACCTGGGAGACCAACATCCGCAAGGCCAAGGCGGCCAACGCCTTCATGATCTGTGGCCGACTCTACACGGTGGCCAGTTACATAGCGGCGGAGACCACCATCAACTACACCTACGACACGGCCACCAGCCAGGGGAAGGCTCTGTCAGTGCCGCTGATGAACAAGTACGGCTACAACAGCATGATAGACTACAACCCGGTACAGAGGAAGCTGTTTGCCTGGGACAACTTCCACATCGTATCCTACGACGTCCGACTGGGCAGGCAGCAGTAG